The window TATGCCGTTCAGCAGGAGGAGCTCCTCTGGCGACTCCAGCCCGATTCCAGCCTGCGCCGACAGATCCTCCAGGGTCCGGCCGCCGCCCGGCTCCGCGCCCTCCGGGATCGTCTCACCGGCCACCTGCACCTGCTCCTCACCGATGCCCACGGGATCCTGGTCGCGGCCACGGAGCCTCCTCGCGCCTATCGCTTTGATCGGGAGCCATGGTGGCAGGCGGCCTGGAGTCAGGGACGGGGCGCGCCGTATATCAGCACCCTCCAGTTCGACGAGGACCTCCAGACCACAGTGGTCTACCTGGCGGTTCCCATCTACCGCCGGGATACTCATCAGGCGGTCGGGGTGTTGCGCAGCGCCTATGGCGCCTCGCAGATCTTCGGGATCCTCAGCCAGTTCCGGATCGGACGCACCGGACGGGCGCTGTTGCTGGATCGGGATGGGGCGATCCTGATGGACCCCATCGGGTTGTTGCATCGGGAGCAGCGGGTCACGGATCTCGGGCTCAAGCCGGAGGATCTCGCCCGGCCGGAAGGCACCGTGTTCACCCGGGACTGGCTCATCGCCTACAGCCGGGTGGGACCGGGGATCGCCCACCGGCTTCCTGCCCTGGAGGAGCGGGGCTGGATGCTGGCCGTGGTGCAAAGCGAGGATGAGGCCCTGGCGCCGGTGGAGCGGCTGGGACGCCAGGTCTTGCTCTGGACGGTGGTCCTGGGTCTTCTTGCGGTGGGCCTGGCTTATGTCGCCTCTGCCTCTCTCACCCGCCCCCTCCGGGAGCTGACGGAGGCCGCCCAGCAGATGGGAGCCGGCCGGCTGAACGTCCGGGTCCCGGTGACCTCCCGGGACGAGCTGGGGGTGCTGGCGGAGACCTTCAACGCGATGGCCGTTCGGCTCCAGGATCTCTATCAAAACCTGGAGCGCCGGGTGCAGGAGCGGACCCATCAGCTGCAGACGGCGGCGGAGATGGGCCGCCTCATCGCCTCCACCCTGGACCTGAACGAGCTGCTCCGGACGGCGGTGAACCTGATCCGGGATCGCCTGGGCTACTACCATGCCTCGGTGTTCCTGATCGAGGAGAGCGGCCGGTGGGCGGTCCTGCAGGAGTCCACCGGCGAGGTCGGGCGAAAGCTGAAAGAGCGAGGCCACCGGCTGGAGGTGGGGGGGCGGAGCCTGATCGGCTGGGTGACGGCGAACGGGCGGCCCCGGGTGGCCCAGCGGACCGCGGAGGATCCGATTCATTTGAAGAACGAGCTGCTCCCGGAGACCCGATCCGAGGCCGCTTTCCCGCTGAAGATCGGGGATCGCATCATCGGGGCCCTGGATGTTCAGAGCACGCTGGAGGAGGCGTTCGACCCCGGGGCCCTCTCGGTGCTGCAGATCCTGGCGGACCAGCTGGCGGTGGCCATTGAGAACGCCCGGCTCTATCAGCAGGCCCAGGCGGCCCTGGAGGAGACCCAGGCGCTGTATCAGGCCGCTCGGGATCTGACGGCCGCGACGACCATCGAGGGGGCGGCCCGGGCCTTGCTGGCCCACCTTCCGGTCCAGGGGGTGGATCGGTATGTGCTGGCCATGGCGGAGGATCCGGAAGCTCAAGGGGAGGAACGAGTCCTCCAGGCCCGGCTGATCTGGGATCGAGAGCGGGGGCTTTTCACAGAGCCCCGACGCTATACGGCCGCCGAGCTGCCGATCATCGCCCGGGAGCTCACCCGGGAGCCCATCTTCGTCCCCGATGTGGCCACCGATCCGTGGCTGGACGAGACCAGCCGTGCGTTCTACCTCCGGCATCGCGTGCGTTCCATCGCCTTCTTCCCCCTCTGGGCCGGCGATGTCTTCTGGGGCTGGCTGATCGCCCAGGGGGTCCAGCGGCCCCTGGAGCTCGACGGGCGGACGGTTCGCCGGTTGCAGGCCCTCGCCGACACGGCGGCGGTGGTGTTCCAGAACCGTCGTCTCTTCGAGCTGCTGGAGCAACGGCTGCGGGAGCAGGCCTTGCTCTACGAAGTCGCCGCCTCCCTCGCGGAGGCCTCCGGGCCGGTGGAGCTGCTGACCCGGATCTGTCGGGCCTTCACCCTCGGTCTGGGCGCAACCAGCGCGTATGTGAACCGGGAGTCCTCCGATGGACAGGGCTTCTTCGTCATGAGCGAGTTCTATGCCCCGGAAGCCATGCCGGAGGAGCGCATCTCCGATGTGGGCGCCTATTATCGTTACGAGGACTATCCGCTCTACGCTCAGATGCGATGGACGCGGCAGCCGGTGGTGCTCCGGCGGAGCGAGCTGGAGGCGCGAGGCGCCCCGGAGGCGCAGCTCCTGGCGCGATATGGCGGCCGGACCGTGTTGTTGCTCCCTCTGCTGGTCGGCGAACAGTATTACGGGCACGTGGAGATCTGGGACAGCCGGCGGGAGCGCTGGTTCTCCGGGGAGGAGATCCGGCTGGCCACCACCCTGGCTCACAGCGCGGCCCTGGCCCTCCAGCGCCAGGGGCTCTTCGAGGAAGCCGCTCGCCGGGCCCGCCTGCTGCAGGCGGCGGCGGAGGTCAGCCGCATCACGGCCACCATCCTGGATCCGGACCGTCTGATGGCGGAGGCCGTCGAGCGGATCCGGGAGCGCTTCGATTATTACTATGTCGGCTGGTTCGTCCCCGATGCGGAGGGCCGGTGGATGGTGCTGGCTGCCGGCACCGGGGAGCCCGGCCGGATCATGAAAGAACGGGGCCACCGGCTGGAGATCGGCGGGCAATCGATGGTCGGCTGGGCGGCGGCCCACCGGCGGGCCCGCATCGCGCTGGATGTGGGCGCGGAGCCGGTGCGCTTCGCCAACCCCCTCCTTCCCCTCACCCGCTCGGAGATCGCCCTGCCGATGCTCGTGCGCGGGGAGCTGGTCGGGGTCCTGGACATCCAGTCTGAACAGCCGGCTGCCTTCACCGAAGAGGACATCCAGGCCCTCCAGGTGATGGCGGATCAGCTGGCCACCGCCTGGCAGAACGCCCGGCTCTACGCCCAGGCCCAGGCGCAAGCGGAGGAGCTGGCCACCCTCCACCGCCTGGCCCTGGAGTTCTCCCGTTCCCTGAACCTGACCGAGATCCTGGAGGCCGTGTGCCGGGCCTATGTGGAGGTGCTGGGGGCGGACCATAGCGGCGCGGCGCTGTGGGAGAAAGGCCGGGATGTCGGGACGGTGGTGGCGGAGTATCCGGCCCAGGGCTTCATTGGGGTCCAAATCCAGATCGACAACGCTTTTACCCGGCAGGCGATGGAGACCGGACAACCCCAGTGGGCGCTGGATGTTCTCCGGGACGAGCGGCTGGAGGCCACCGGGCCTCTGCTGGCCGGTCTGGGGATCCGTTCCATCGCCATCGTCCCGCTGGTGGCCCGGGGCCAGGTGATCGCCACGGTGGGCCTGGATTATGTGCGGGCCCACCATGCCTTCACGCCCGAGGAGCTGCGTCTGGCTCAGACCATCGCCCAGCAGGCCGCCGTCGCCCTGGAGAACGCCCTGTTGTATGAGGAGGCCCAGCGCCAGGCCCGCCGCATCCAGACTGCTGCGGAGATCGCCCGGATCGTCGTCAGCGTGCTGGATGTGGAGGAGCTGTTACAACAGGCGGTGGACCTCATCCGCCAGCGGTTCGATTACTACTACGTGGGAGCCTTCCTGGTGGATCCCAGCGGGGAGTGGGCCGTCCTGCGGGCGGGCACCGGGGAGGCCGGCCGGCGGATGGTCGCCCAGGGACACCGCCTGCGCGTCGGCGGGGAATCCATGATCGGCCAGGCCTGCGCCCGCCGGCAGCCGGTGATCGCCCAGGATGTGAGCGAGGCCGAGGCCCGTTATGTGAACCCCCTGCTCCCGGATACCCGGGCCGAGATGGCCCTGCCCCTGATCGTGGGCGATCGGGTGCTGGGCGCTCTGACGATCCAGGCCGACCGTCCCCATGCGTTCTCCCCGCAGGATCTCGCCGTGCTGGGCATTGTCGCCGACAGCCTGGCCGTGGCCCTTCAGAACGCCATGCTCTACGAGGAGCAAAAGCGCACGGCCGAGCGCCTGCGGGAGCTGGACCGCCTGAAGACCCAATTCATCGCCAACATGTCTCACGAGCTGCGCACCCCGCTGAACTCCATCATCGGCTTCAGCCGGGTGATCCTTAAGGGGATCGACGGGCCGCTGACGGAGGCCCAGCGCCAGGACCTCACCGCCATCTACAACGCCGGCCAGCATCTGCTGGGCCTGATCAACGACATCCTCGATCTCTCCAAGATCGAGGCCGGCCGGATGGAGCTCCAGTTCTCCGAAGTGGACATGCGGGAGATCATCCGCGGCGTGATGTCCACCGCCGTCGGCCTGACCCGCGACAAACCCATCGAGCTCCGCCAGGAGGTCCCCGAGGACCTCTCGCCGGTCTGGGCGGACGCGCAGCGAGCCCGACAGGTCCTGCTCAACCTGGTCTCCAATGCGGCCAAGTTCACCGACCAGGGCTTCATCGCGGTGCGCGCCTGGGCGGACGAATCCTTTGTGACGATCGCCGTGCAGGACACCGGGATCGGGATCCCCAGGGAGAAACAGGAGGAGATCTTCCAGGAGTTCACCCAGGTGGAGAGCGGGACCACCCGGCGTTACGGCGGGACCGGGCTGGGGCTGGCCATCGCCCGGCGTCTGGTGGAGCTGATGGGCGGGCGCATCTGGGTGGAGAGCGAGGTCGGGAAGGGCTCGACGTTCTTCTTCACGCTCCCCCGGGCCCGGCCACGGCTTGCGGGCGAACCCCGACCGGGCCGGCCGGTGATCCTCTGCATCGACGACGACCCCGGCGTGATCACCTTATATCGGCGGTATCTGGAGAAGCACGGCTTCGAAGTGGTCGGCCTGACGGATCCCCGAGAGGCCCTGGAGACGGCTCGCCGCCTCCGGCCGGATGCCATCACCCTCGACATCATGATGCCCCAGAAGGACGGATGGACGGTCCTTCAGGAACTCAAGGCCGATCCCCAAACCCGGGCGATCCCGGTGATCATCTGCTCCATCCTCGACGAGCGGGGCCAGGGGTTCAGCCTGGGGGCTGCGGAATATCTGGTCAAGCCCTTCACCGAAGAGGAGCTGCTGGAAGCCATCCAGCGGGTGGACGGTCGACCCCGCCCCCTGAAGGTCCTGGTGATCGATGACTCGGAGGGCGATCGCCAGCTGATCCGCCGGGTCCTGGAGAACGCAGGGGGCTATCACGTTCTGGAAGCGGCGAACGGCCCGGAAGGGGTGGCCCTGGCCCGACGGGAGCGGCCTGACCTGGTGATCCTGGACCTGATGATGCCGGAGATGGACGGGTTCGCCGTGGTGGAGGCGCTGCGGGAGGATCCGTCCACCCGTTCCCTCCCCATCCTGGTGCTCACGGCCAAAGCGCTGACCGAGGAGGACCGCCGACGGCTCAACGGGCGGATCGAGCGGCTGCTCCAGAAAGCGGGTGCGGACCCCGAGGCGCTCCTCGCGGAGATCCTGGAGGTCGTGCGCCGGGCCCGTCATCCATCGGGTGCCCCGGCGGAAAGCTAAGCCGCCGGGAGCGCGCAGGGCCCGGCTGGAGGCGGTCGGGGGCCGGGGAGGCGCGCCGCGCGTATCCCCGGCCCCGATCCTTTTGTCTGAGGGCTCCCCTTGCCGTCTTCCCCAGGCCGATGCCTTATAATCCCATGCAACCGATTCGGACGCTGCGCATGGAGGTCCTCGATGTGGAAGACCCATGGGTGTGGGGCGCTGCGCCCGGCCCACGTCGGCCAGATGGTGGAGCTGGCCGGGTGGGTGCACCGGCGCCGGGATCATGGCGGCCTGATCTTCGTCGACCTGCGGGATCGGAGCGGGCTGGTCCAGGTGGTGG is drawn from Thermoflexus hugenholtzii and contains these coding sequences:
- a CDS encoding GAF domain-containing protein, which codes for MVSLDWGSWPLRWKFLAGFVLVVLVSVVGTVEIAGRLLANALQRRIVEEFQGVAQTQRAALEKELWHQVESLSAGAEEETLISEAVAHSARYADPLLRAYAVQQEELLWRLQPDSSLRRQILQGPAAARLRALRDRLTGHLHLLLTDAHGILVAATEPPRAYRFDREPWWQAAWSQGRGAPYISTLQFDEDLQTTVVYLAVPIYRRDTHQAVGVLRSAYGASQIFGILSQFRIGRTGRALLLDRDGAILMDPIGLLHREQRVTDLGLKPEDLARPEGTVFTRDWLIAYSRVGPGIAHRLPALEERGWMLAVVQSEDEALAPVERLGRQVLLWTVVLGLLAVGLAYVASASLTRPLRELTEAAQQMGAGRLNVRVPVTSRDELGVLAETFNAMAVRLQDLYQNLERRVQERTHQLQTAAEMGRLIASTLDLNELLRTAVNLIRDRLGYYHASVFLIEESGRWAVLQESTGEVGRKLKERGHRLEVGGRSLIGWVTANGRPRVAQRTAEDPIHLKNELLPETRSEAAFPLKIGDRIIGALDVQSTLEEAFDPGALSVLQILADQLAVAIENARLYQQAQAALEETQALYQAARDLTAATTIEGAARALLAHLPVQGVDRYVLAMAEDPEAQGEERVLQARLIWDRERGLFTEPRRYTAAELPIIARELTREPIFVPDVATDPWLDETSRAFYLRHRVRSIAFFPLWAGDVFWGWLIAQGVQRPLELDGRTVRRLQALADTAAVVFQNRRLFELLEQRLREQALLYEVAASLAEASGPVELLTRICRAFTLGLGATSAYVNRESSDGQGFFVMSEFYAPEAMPEERISDVGAYYRYEDYPLYAQMRWTRQPVVLRRSELEARGAPEAQLLARYGGRTVLLLPLLVGEQYYGHVEIWDSRRERWFSGEEIRLATTLAHSAALALQRQGLFEEAARRARLLQAAAEVSRITATILDPDRLMAEAVERIRERFDYYYVGWFVPDAEGRWMVLAAGTGEPGRIMKERGHRLEIGGQSMVGWAAAHRRARIALDVGAEPVRFANPLLPLTRSEIALPMLVRGELVGVLDIQSEQPAAFTEEDIQALQVMADQLATAWQNARLYAQAQAQAEELATLHRLALEFSRSLNLTEILEAVCRAYVEVLGADHSGAALWEKGRDVGTVVAEYPAQGFIGVQIQIDNAFTRQAMETGQPQWALDVLRDERLEATGPLLAGLGIRSIAIVPLVARGQVIATVGLDYVRAHHAFTPEELRLAQTIAQQAAVALENALLYEEAQRQARRIQTAAEIARIVVSVLDVEELLQQAVDLIRQRFDYYYVGAFLVDPSGEWAVLRAGTGEAGRRMVAQGHRLRVGGESMIGQACARRQPVIAQDVSEAEARYVNPLLPDTRAEMALPLIVGDRVLGALTIQADRPHAFSPQDLAVLGIVADSLAVALQNAMLYEEQKRTAERLRELDRLKTQFIANMSHELRTPLNSIIGFSRVILKGIDGPLTEAQRQDLTAIYNAGQHLLGLINDILDLSKIEAGRMELQFSEVDMREIIRGVMSTAVGLTRDKPIELRQEVPEDLSPVWADAQRARQVLLNLVSNAAKFTDQGFIAVRAWADESFVTIAVQDTGIGIPREKQEEIFQEFTQVESGTTRRYGGTGLGLAIARRLVELMGGRIWVESEVGKGSTFFFTLPRARPRLAGEPRPGRPVILCIDDDPGVITLYRRYLEKHGFEVVGLTDPREALETARRLRPDAITLDIMMPQKDGWTVLQELKADPQTRAIPVIICSILDERGQGFSLGAAEYLVKPFTEEELLEAIQRVDGRPRPLKVLVIDDSEGDRQLIRRVLENAGGYHVLEAANGPEGVALARRERPDLVILDLMMPEMDGFAVVEALREDPSTRSLPILVLTAKALTEEDRRRLNGRIERLLQKAGADPEALLAEILEVVRRARHPSGAPAES